The nucleotide sequence agagtcggacgcttaaccgacagagccacccaggcgcccccaaaccacATCTGTTCTAATCCTTGTCTGTTGCTCTCCCAAAAGGAATATTATAGGATGAGGCAAGAGTCAGCCAACAGGCAGGGAGCACTTCCAGAAGCATCTATTGCAGTCTTTCCCCTGGGTACAGGGCCTGGATCCATTCAACAAAGGCCTGAGGACTGAGAGCTGTAAGGGGAAAGGCTGGCTCCTCTCCCACGTAGGGGCTGCCACCTCCGTAGAGACGGGCTGGGGACACACTGCCCTGTTCTCCTTCCCCCACGACCCCAGGTCCTCATCAACCTGGCCCTGCTGATGCAGGAAGCGGAACTTCGGGGGAGTCCCTCACTGGCCATGTGGCTGGTCAACGGCTTCCAGCTACTCTATGTGGGTGATGCTCTCTGGCATGAGGTGAGGCCCGACTGGgcggagaggtggggagggcattTGAGGACCTCGTGGGGACTGAGCCAGTGTGTCTGGGTCCCGTCCCTGCAGGAGGCTGTTCTCACCACCATGGACATCACGCACGACGGGTTTGGCTTCATGCTGGCCTTTGGGGACCTGGCCTGGGTGCCCTTCACTTACAGCCTGCAGGCCCAATTTTTGCTGCACCACCCGCAGCCCCTGGGGTTGCCCATGGCCTCCGCCATCTGTCTCATCAACGGTCAGTCTGGAAGGGGCTCCTCCCCCTGTCATTCGTTCATGTCACGTTTATTCAGCACCTGGTAGGTGCTAAGCCTCAGGCGCTTCTCTAAAGCCGGGGCTTGGGGAGGACTGGGTCCGAGGTCTCCGGGGCTGTGCGGGGAGGGTCAGGGTCAGGTAGGCTATAACCCTCAGCCCTGACCACTCCGTGCTTTCCCCTAGCTCTTGGTTACTACATCTTCCGAAGAGCCAATTCCCAGAAGAACACCTTCCGAAAGAATCCTTCTGACCCCAGAGTGGCTGGTGAGCTGGGTTCCCGGGCTGCCATGAGTGAAGTGTCAAGGACAGCTGGGCTTCCAGcagtccccccgccccctcatgccctgtctctccccaGGCCTCGAGACCATCCCCACGGCCACGGGGCGGCAGCTGCTGGTGTCCGGGTGGTGGGGTATGGTCCGCCACCCCAACTACCTCGGGGACCTCATCATGGCTCTGGCGTGGTCCTTGCCCTGCGGTGAGCGGCTCGGGTGGGCACAGGGCGGGCACCACGCGTGCGAGGGGCAGAGATGGTGAACACGGGAGGCCCAGTCTGGGTGTGGAATGCAGAGCAGGGGTGCGCCCCGGTGGAGGGAGCTGTCAGGGAGCTGGGGATGGACTGAGTGGCCGGGGCCGACCTCCATTCCACCGAAGCTGTGCCAGCGCCTTGCTGCAAACCTGGACCTTTCACCATAGAGCCCCGGGGTCCCCGTGAGCCAGTGGGTGTGGAAACCTCTGTGAactggggcggggaggaggggcgctGCTGAGGGAtcacagcctcccctcccccacaggggtGTCTCACCTGCTGCCCTATTTCTACTTCCTCTACTTCACGGCGCTCCTGGTGCACCGGGAGGCCCGGGATGAACAGCAGTGCCTACAGAAGTACGGCCTGGCCTGGCGGGAGTACTGCCGGCGCGTGCCTTACCGAATCCTGCCCTACGTCTACTGAAGCAGCTCTACCGACCCCGGGCGGGGGCCCGTGCCCACCCGCCCATCAGCGCACCCAGCACCAGGAgcctggccccctcccctgctctgagcTCCCACAGGCAGGGGTGAACAGCCTCAGGGAGGTGCTCCggagagaggagaaatgaagCCAGTGCCCCAAAAATGGGGGTGCAGGGGCTGCTCGTCCTCCTCGGATAAACATCTGGAACCCTTGGTAccacttctctccctttctggggTTAGGGTGTTTAAAAACCGGCTGGGTCAGCTCTGATCTGGGAGAAGCTGAGAGGTGGTTTGTGggccccagggctgggggtgggggaggggagagggggcgggaCAACAGCTGTTACTCAGAAACGGGCACCGCTGCCAGGGCAGACCAGTCGCGGCTTTATTGATGACATAGAGATCCCTGTTCAGCCAGGGAGCTCCTCAATGAGAATTCTTGGAGCAGGTGGCAGGGGGCCTCCCCAAAGCCGCTCCAACTCCCCAGTGAGGGCTGCCACCTCCTCGGCGGCCACAGCGTGGGCTCGGTGGGCCCTGGCACAGTCTAGAGCCAGGGGCGTGAGGGCCACCTCATTTTCATTGGTCCAAGCCAGCAGGAACTGGCACTTCTTCCGCGCCCGGTAGAGGCCATCTCGCTCTTCGGTAGCCACAGCTTGCCTCCGGGCCTGGCCCAGGGTCCgcgccaggtgccccagtgccgCCAGCGTGTAGCCTTTCTGGTTGGCCGGGCCCTCGCCCATCAGGATGAGGGCGGCCTCGCGCATGGCGCCCCGTGTGCCCAGGGGCCCGGGAGGATGCTCGCCGGCTTCGAGCACCCGGGCTGCGGCCTGCAGGGCTTCCTCGGCCGAGGCGAAGACCTGCTGCGCACCCAGGGCCCCGGAAACGCCGAGCAGCGTGGCACAGAAGTCGGAGAGCAGGGCGTCGTCGCCGCCGCCGTGATACAAGGCAAGAGCGTGTGCGTAGGCGAACAGCACGTTGGGCAGCTGGAAGCGCACGAGCGGCGAGGCCGGGCCACGGCTCAGGCTGGCCAGCGTGGGGATCCGGGTGGGCACGGTGGGCGCGCAGGCCTCGGGGGCGTCTCCGAGAAATGGCTCGGCGGCGGCCTCCTTCACGGGTTCCGGTGGCGCCCTCGCGGGGGTGGGCTCCAGCCCCACGGGGTCACCGCCCGCAGCATcgcccacctcctccaggagccGCGGCCCGGCCCCGCGTCCCCACCACCACGGCCGCCATGGGGGCAGCAGCCGCCCGGCCTCGCCCCGGCTCAGCAGCCGCTCGAAGGCCGCCTTCTCGGCCGGGGCCAGGAGCTCCCAGAGCCCCGAGAGGCCGCCGGGCGCCGGGCCAGGCCTGAGGCCTGCGTCCTCCGGGTCGTCCTCGGTCTCGCGTTGCTCACGCAGCCGCCGCAGGGCGCTGGCCAGGCGGCTGGGCGAGGCGCTGCGGCCGCGGAGCTCCCCCAGCACCTGGTCCCGGTAGAAGTCTTCGGCGCAGGTGCCATGCGCCCGGTAGCAGCGCAGCGAGCAGTAGGGCACATTACAGCGAGGGCAGGTGTAGCGCGCTGGTTGGGCCTCCCCCGCCGGGCAAAAACCGCACGGCCCGGCCGGCTCCATGGCAACCGGCGCCCCGTGCCACTCGCGAACACGCGAGGCGGCGCGGGGCGACTTCCGGCGCTAAGCGGTTGCTTCCGCCTCCGAGGGAGGCCAACGGGGCGTAGCCAAAGCTCCCGAGGACTCTCGGCAACTTCCGCCCACACTCGGGAGCCAAACCCCACCTCTCGGTCAAGTAGGGCTCGGGCAAGCGCAGGAGCGGGTCCTGACGCACAAGCCCCGCCCCGAGCGGTGAGCAGAGAGCGCAAGCGCGCTAGGCGGGAGCTCCGCTGGTACCAGCTCGCCCCCTAGTGGCTCCCTTTTTGGCACCAGAAAGCGCGGTGGCGGAAATTCATCCTCCGCGAGGCACCTACTCTAGGCGGCTAATTGCCCCAGGCCCTCGGGCGATGAGGTGCGTCCCTGCGCTGGGAGGGTAGCCATTCTAACTAGGGGACACAGACGAAGTGGagtagaaaaagaatgaagatagaCTACTTGGcctacaatgtgtgtgtgtgtgtgtgtgtgttggaggcgTTTCCCCTCTGGAgaagaaagcaatttttaaaagactgaactTGTTTGATTCCCCCTCCTAATCTGTGGTTTATCCAAATTTAAGGGCAGAATCCACAGTAGGTTCCAGAATCACATTGAGGGGCAGAGATGTGGTCCCTGTCCTAAAGGAGCTTATTTGTGGTCGAGTGGGCGTGATAACCCACACAAACCGTGGCAAGCGTCCTGAAGACGATCCATGACACCCATCAAAGTGAGCTCTGGTTCTTTAGCCCCTCACCTCACATCTAGTCCCAGCCTCAGTAAGTTGTATTTATCTCAATATGGATCACTTCCTTCCCTATCAAGATCTGGATGGATTTGAGGACCTTCAAGtctgctctttctctccatcctcacaACCACTGGTCTAAACTACTGGTCCCTTAACTGGTTTCTGTTCTTGCCAGCTGTCCGGaaaaatcaggcagagaaagtaCTGGATCCCAAGTCAGATCACATCACGCACTTGCTTAAAACCTTTCCCTGTACTCCGGCGACGTTCCATTGGCACTTGGACTCAAACCCAAACTCCTCTCCACGTTAACAATATCACACAGCTTTGCACACAGTTCTCCTGGCTGGAACTCTGGTCATCTCACTTGACAGGTTGCTTCAGGTGTCACACATCCCATCTTCAGAGCCCTTCCCTATGATGTTATGTCTGCCCACCACCCACTGCCCCTTTCATGACAACACTCTGCTGACTTTGAGGCTCTAGCACTTGAAACTAACTAGCTTCTGCACTTAGCCCACGAGAATCCAAACTCCTAGAAGGGAGGGGACGTCTTTTTTCTAGAAAGATTACTAGAGATAAAAATTGccaatataggggcgcctgggtggcgcagtcggttaagcgtccgacttcagccaggtcacgatctcgcggtccgtgagttcgagccccgcgtcaggctctgggctgatggctcggagcctggagcctgtttccgattctgtgtctccctctctctctgcccctcccccgttcatgctctgtctctctctgtcccaaaaataaataaaaaacgttgaaaaaaaaatgccaatatACTTGCACACTTTCTATGTGGCAAGTACTGATCTCAGTCTTTCACATCCTTTATTAGTCTCCACAGCAACTCTGATGATGACAGAGATTAAATAAGTAGTTTGTCAGTCAGAAAATAAATGCAGCGAGGATTAAAACTCAAGGCAGTCCAAGTCTAGATCCCGAGGTCTTTACCTCGTTATACTGTATTCCAAGAACAAGCAGATTGAAAAACCTTGTCACAACAAGTGGGTACCCACATAGCTAAGGGACCTTGAAATGAATCCGAGAATTCCGCTTCTGGGAACACAGAAACAACCCACCTGACCTGTGATTAGGGGAGCAAAGTTACACAGTGCCAAAGTAATCAGGCAATGCTTTCTGTACAAGCCGCTTTTGGGCAACAAACAGGCCCATCAGATGACCCAGCTCAAAGTATCCATATGTCTTGgctgaccaatgggctacttGCAACCAGGCACAggtaccaaaaaaagaaaattctatacaTTCCCCTACCTCCTCACCTTatcccagccctccctcccttgcactgtgttcaataaacttctatctcctttgttctgcctggGGTGAATTCTTTACACTGCTTTGCCCAAGTCACTGGCCTCCACCCAATCGGGTCACCCCACCTTTCTAAAGTGGGGACAGGCCAGACTCTTGCCAAGGACTCCACTAAGGCCATACATAGCTGGTCCCATCTCCAAGGGAAGGTCAGAATGGCTTTCCCGATAGATCTACTATTCAAACCCCTCTCCTTTACCACGGCCTCCATAATCCTCCCACGATTCTTGCCACCTTctgtttaaagaacaaaaaaggacTCGGGAGAATTACCGAATTATTTTCATggcaaaccttttcttttttctttcatttttttttttcaacgttttttatttatttttgggacagagagagacagagcatgaacgggggaggggcagagagagagggagacacagaatcggaaacaggctccaggctccgagccatcagcccagagcctgacgcggggctcgaactcacggaccgcgagatcgtgacctggctgaagtcggacgcttaaccgactgcgccacccaggcgccccttttttctttttttttttaatttcatggcaAACCTTTTCTTGTAGTTTGTCACTTTTCGCCCATGCCAGCCCAAGGGTCCCTGCCTCTTCCAACTAGACGGTGCCAAGAAACTAATGAACACACCACCGACCCTGAGAGCCACATATCCTCCCGAAGCCCTGCAAGTGAAGGTGAAACTATGAGATGTCTGGACTAAGTGGCTTTATTGGGGGAATGCCAGGATCACGACAGACTTAAGAGTTGGCATTGGGGCCCTTCTTCTTCCCAAAGGTGGGCACAACGTTGACAAAGCGCCGGTTGTACTGCATCCGCCGCTTGGCACGacctgtcttcttcttcttcttctcctgctTGGCCACCTGGGCAAAGGAAGGAACGATCAGACCCTGGTTGACCTCTTCCATGCCTTCCCTCAGCCTAACTCCAGGAAGAAGGCAGACAAGAGGAAAGGCCAAAGGTCTTGGCTTAACTCTgatagaaggaaaacaaaacaaaacaaaacaaattccgAACACCACCACCAATACTCTCACCTACCTTAGGAGTCTGCCCTCTTACTTTCCCAGCACGGGCCAGGGAACCATGGACTTTACCTGCGATGGTAAAGGACAGCCAACAGTTAGGGGAGCAACAAGGCCCCACCCAGcagaatcctctctctctcaattcaaGCCTTTATAGGGTCTAATAAATGACTGAAAAGAGAACTAGGCTCTGGCTTAGTCTCCCACGGACCTCTCAGGAGTTCCTTCTGAGGGAGGTAAACAAGAACCACCCTGGATTGAGGACAATGAACTCCACAGCC is from Neofelis nebulosa isolate mNeoNeb1 chromosome 10, mNeoNeb1.pri, whole genome shotgun sequence and encodes:
- the TM7SF2 gene encoding delta(14)-sterol reductase TM7SF2; its protein translation is MACPRGSRAPLEFGGPLGAAALMALLPATMFHLLLVARSGPARLLGPPPYLPGPDVLWSPRVLLLWLTWLGLQAALYLLPARKVAEGLELKDKSRLRYPINGFQALVLTALLVGLAVSAGLPLGALPEMLVPLAFAATLTSFIFSFLLYLKALGVPPSALAPGGTSGNPIYDFFLGRELNPRICSFDFKYFCELRPGLIGWVLINLALLMQEAELRGSPSLAMWLVNGFQLLYVGDALWHEEAVLTTMDITHDGFGFMLAFGDLAWVPFTYSLQAQFLLHHPQPLGLPMASAICLINALGYYIFRRANSQKNTFRKNPSDPRVAGLETIPTATGRQLLVSGWWGMVRHPNYLGDLIMALAWSLPCGVSHLLPYFYFLYFTALLVHREARDEQQCLQKYGLAWREYCRRVPYRILPYVY
- the ZNHIT2 gene encoding zinc finger HIT domain-containing protein 2, whose translation is MEPAGPCGFCPAGEAQPARYTCPRCNVPYCSLRCYRAHGTCAEDFYRDQVLGELRGRSASPSRLASALRRLREQRETEDDPEDAGLRPGPAPGGLSGLWELLAPAEKAAFERLLSRGEAGRLLPPWRPWWWGRGAGPRLLEEVGDAAGGDPVGLEPTPARAPPEPVKEAAAEPFLGDAPEACAPTVPTRIPTLASLSRGPASPLVRFQLPNVLFAYAHALALYHGGGDDALLSDFCATLLGVSGALGAQQVFASAEEALQAAARVLEAGEHPPGPLGTRGAMREAALILMGEGPANQKGYTLAALGHLARTLGQARRQAVATEERDGLYRARKKCQFLLAWTNENEVALTPLALDCARAHRAHAVAAEEVAALTGELERLWGGPLPPAPRILIEELPG